Proteins found in one Mucilaginibacter gracilis genomic segment:
- a CDS encoding glycoside hydrolase family 2 protein: MKIKAIITLLLALALSYPLNGKAQNWKVQPVSIQSSWAKDVWPTNALKEYPRPLLVRETWANLNGLWDYAITAKDAAKPNGFDGQILVPYPLESALSGVKKSLQPNQNLWYKRSFEKPILKTGEKVKLNFGAVDYEATVFVNGTEVGKHAGGYTEFSFDITTALKDGANEVVVKVFDPTDQGIGQHGKQVLNPANIYYTPSSGIWQTVWLETVSTNAVSSLVMTPDIDKGLLNLEVNQDDKIGTQVEATAYDKGKKVADWHNGHISIPNAHLWSPSDPFLYDLIVRVKKNGKVVDEVKSYFGMRKISIGKDEKGIDRIMLNNKPYYNLGTLDQGFWPEGLYTAPTDEALAFDIKAIKAMGFNTIRKHIKVEPARWYYWADKLGMLIWQDMVNPNQGLPPGAKEAFEKGCKEELTQLHNYPCITTWVLFNEKWGQYDQKRLTDWVKQTDPSRILNGHSGELLYVNEQLRSPSPDAYVDADMTDVHAYPDPMMSIKQPGKAQVCGEFGGIGVFIPDHQWLTGSAWGYIQEKPAALKSKYTIMQQHLQLFEQEGLSGSIYTQPFDVEGEQNGLMTYDREVVKIPFAELRRIHSKLNPDVNSPNWMANLGDVTAQDADLTEPGIKYSAMLDDYINGNHDAAFLKKMAMMAIQAGDKPGAALASNAYIAGLKQPMSEEDIQQVSQFTKSTKDPGFTMMNADPVGFKKVMGDREYAVAMMNMIYKGEIEPFLNSSTNPDWNALEVKIKSYGEPGEEMFLRAKTIACYNKQDWSNYVSSANQYLTKYGKNISEQERTTFQQAIDQHKSN, encoded by the coding sequence ATGAAAATCAAAGCAATAATTACACTGCTTCTTGCGCTAGCTTTATCTTATCCGTTAAATGGAAAAGCTCAAAATTGGAAGGTGCAACCTGTTTCTATTCAAAGCAGCTGGGCAAAAGATGTATGGCCAACGAATGCACTGAAAGAATATCCACGTCCGCTATTGGTTCGCGAGACCTGGGCAAACCTGAATGGTTTATGGGATTATGCGATAACCGCGAAGGATGCTGCGAAGCCCAATGGTTTTGACGGACAGATATTAGTACCATACCCACTGGAATCCGCTTTGTCAGGCGTAAAAAAATCCTTGCAACCCAACCAGAACCTCTGGTACAAACGCAGTTTTGAAAAACCTATTTTAAAAACCGGTGAAAAGGTAAAATTGAATTTCGGCGCGGTTGATTATGAAGCAACGGTATTTGTCAATGGTACGGAGGTCGGTAAGCATGCTGGTGGTTATACAGAGTTTTCGTTTGACATTACTACAGCACTGAAAGATGGTGCGAACGAGGTCGTGGTAAAAGTGTTTGATCCAACCGACCAGGGCATAGGCCAACATGGTAAACAAGTGCTGAATCCTGCAAATATTTACTATACCCCTTCTTCTGGTATTTGGCAGACGGTGTGGCTGGAAACAGTTTCAACTAACGCAGTAAGCAGTTTAGTGATGACGCCTGATATCGACAAAGGATTGCTCAACCTTGAAGTGAATCAGGACGATAAAATAGGTACCCAGGTCGAGGCGACAGCATACGATAAAGGCAAAAAAGTTGCTGATTGGCATAATGGTCATATTTCAATTCCGAATGCTCATTTGTGGTCGCCTTCAGACCCATTTTTGTATGATTTGATCGTACGGGTAAAAAAGAATGGCAAAGTAGTCGATGAAGTAAAGAGTTACTTTGGTATGCGCAAGATCAGTATCGGCAAGGATGAAAAAGGCATTGACCGGATCATGCTGAACAATAAGCCCTACTATAACCTGGGAACACTTGATCAGGGCTTCTGGCCGGAAGGTTTATATACTGCGCCTACAGATGAAGCTTTAGCGTTTGATATCAAAGCGATCAAAGCGATGGGTTTTAATACGATCAGAAAACACATCAAAGTAGAACCGGCACGTTGGTATTACTGGGCGGATAAACTGGGGATGCTGATATGGCAGGACATGGTAAACCCGAACCAAGGGCTGCCGCCGGGTGCAAAAGAAGCCTTTGAAAAAGGATGTAAAGAGGAGCTGACCCAGCTGCATAATTACCCTTGTATTACAACCTGGGTATTGTTCAACGAAAAATGGGGGCAGTATGACCAGAAACGTTTAACTGACTGGGTCAAGCAAACCGACCCAAGCAGGATTTTAAATGGCCATAGCGGCGAGCTGCTTTATGTCAACGAACAATTAAGGAGCCCTAGCCCTGATGCTTACGTAGATGCGGATATGACCGACGTGCACGCTTACCCGGACCCAATGATGAGTATCAAACAACCCGGTAAGGCTCAGGTATGCGGTGAGTTTGGTGGTATCGGTGTTTTCATCCCCGATCACCAGTGGTTGACCGGCAGTGCCTGGGGTTACATCCAGGAAAAGCCTGCTGCATTAAAATCTAAATATACTATTATGCAGCAGCACCTGCAATTATTCGAGCAGGAAGGGCTATCGGGAAGTATCTATACCCAGCCCTTTGATGTAGAAGGTGAGCAGAACGGGCTGATGACCTACGACCGCGAAGTGGTCAAAATACCTTTTGCAGAGTTAAGGAGAATCCACAGTAAGCTGAACCCGGATGTTAATTCACCTAACTGGATGGCAAACTTGGGTGACGTTACCGCACAGGATGCCGACCTGACCGAGCCGGGTATTAAATATAGCGCCATGCTGGATGATTATATCAATGGCAATCATGATGCGGCTTTCCTTAAGAAAATGGCAATGATGGCGATACAGGCAGGTGATAAACCAGGTGCCGCGCTGGCCAGTAATGCTTACATAGCAGGTTTGAAACAGCCAATGAGTGAGGAAGATATCCAGCAAGTCAGCCAATTTACTAAGAGTACCAAAGATCCAGGCTTTACGATGATGAACGCGGACCCTGTAGGATTTAAAAAAGTTATGGGTGACCGGGAATACGCGGTTGCGATGATGAACATGATTTATAAAGGAGAAATAGAACCTTTCTTGAATTCAAGCACTAACCCTGATTGGAACGCGCTGGAAGTTAAGATCAAATCATACGGCGAGCCGGGAGAAGAAATGTTCCTGCGTGCGAAAACTATCGCCTGCTACAATAAGCAGGATTGGTCAAATTATGTCTCATCGGCTAATCAGTACCTAACTAAATATGGTAAAAATATCAGTGAGCAAGAACGGACGACTTTTCAGCAGGCTATTGACCAACACAAATCGAATTAA